One genomic segment of Arthrobacter sp. Marseille-P9274 includes these proteins:
- a CDS encoding Lsr2 family protein — MAQEVKVILVDDLEGGTADETVRFSLDGNNFEIDLSTEHAQQLRDALQPFVAKARKAQPRGGAKLKAVSSSRTQDASAVRAWARENGYTVSDRGRVQSEILEAYRRAHGA, encoded by the coding sequence GTGGCGCAGGAAGTAAAAGTAATTCTCGTTGACGATCTTGAAGGCGGGACTGCGGATGAAACGGTGCGTTTCTCCCTGGACGGCAACAATTTCGAAATCGATCTTTCCACCGAGCATGCACAGCAGCTCCGGGACGCCCTGCAGCCGTTCGTCGCGAAGGCCCGCAAGGCCCAGCCCCGCGGCGGCGCCAAGCTGAAGGCTGTCTCATCCAGCCGCACGCAGGATGCCTCGGCTGTCCGCGCCTGGGCCCGCGAAAACGGCTACACCGTCAGCGACCGCGGCCGAGTGCAGTCGGAAATTCTCGAAGCCTACCGCCGCGCACACGGAGCCTGA
- the lysS gene encoding lysine--tRNA ligase, translating into MRVRMDKRAKLLQDGADPYPVGVERTHSLTEIREKHGHLEADETTGDIVGVAGRVVFVRNTGKLCFATLQEGNGTRLQAMLSLANVGEEQLAAWKHLVDLGDHVFIRGEVISSRRGELSVMAESWSMVSKALRPMPVLHADLNEETRVRQRYLDLMVRDEARQMVYTRASVIRSIRETLHGRGYVEVETPILQLVHGGAAARPFETHLNAFDQKMTLRIATELYLKRAVVGGIDRVFEIGRIFRNEGVDSTHSPEFTTLESYEAYADQFVMADRMKEMILNVADELGTRIIETENGTIDLNGEWKWLGVYPGLSEAVGIEITPETSGAVLREIARKHGLKAEPQWDRQKLVIELFGEIVEPHLLQPTFVYDYPPAAQPLARAHRSEPNLIEAWDLIIGGMERGTAFTELIDPVIQRERLTEQSRKAASGDHEAMQLDEDFLRALEYGAPPMGGIGLGIDRLVMLFTQTGIRETILFPLLKPELG; encoded by the coding sequence ATGCGCGTGCGCATGGACAAGCGCGCCAAGCTGCTTCAGGACGGGGCGGACCCCTATCCGGTCGGCGTCGAGCGCACGCACTCGCTGACCGAAATCAGGGAAAAGCATGGTCACCTCGAAGCGGACGAAACCACCGGCGACATCGTCGGTGTGGCCGGCCGCGTGGTCTTCGTACGCAACACCGGCAAGCTGTGCTTCGCGACGCTGCAGGAGGGCAACGGCACCCGGCTGCAGGCGATGCTGAGCCTCGCGAACGTGGGTGAGGAACAGTTGGCCGCCTGGAAGCACCTGGTGGATCTGGGTGACCATGTCTTCATCCGCGGCGAGGTCATCTCTTCCAGGCGTGGCGAGCTTTCTGTCATGGCCGAATCCTGGTCCATGGTCTCGAAGGCGCTGCGGCCGATGCCCGTGCTGCACGCGGACCTGAATGAGGAGACCCGGGTCCGGCAGCGCTACCTGGACCTGATGGTTCGCGACGAGGCGCGCCAGATGGTCTACACCCGCGCGTCGGTGATCCGGTCTATCCGCGAAACGCTGCACGGCCGCGGTTACGTCGAAGTCGAGACCCCGATACTGCAGCTCGTGCACGGCGGTGCCGCCGCGCGTCCATTCGAAACGCATTTGAATGCCTTCGACCAGAAAATGACACTGCGCATCGCCACGGAGCTTTACCTGAAGCGCGCCGTGGTTGGTGGCATCGACCGGGTATTCGAGATCGGCCGGATCTTCCGCAACGAAGGCGTTGATTCCACCCACAGCCCGGAATTCACCACGCTGGAAAGCTACGAGGCGTATGCCGATCAATTCGTCATGGCCGACCGCATGAAGGAAATGATCCTCAATGTGGCGGATGAACTGGGCACGCGAATCATCGAAACCGAGAACGGGACGATTGACCTTAACGGCGAATGGAAGTGGCTTGGAGTTTATCCGGGCCTCTCCGAAGCGGTTGGAATTGAAATCACGCCCGAAACCAGCGGTGCAGTGCTGCGCGAAATAGCCAGGAAGCATGGCCTGAAGGCGGAGCCCCAGTGGGACCGGCAGAAGCTGGTTATCGAACTGTTCGGGGAAATCGTCGAACCCCACCTGCTCCAGCCGACGTTCGTTTACGATTACCCGCCGGCTGCCCAGCCGCTGGCCCGCGCGCACCGGAGCGAACCGAATTTGATCGAGGCCTGGGACCTGATCATCGGCGGAATGGAACGCGGAACAGCCTTCACCGAACTGATCGATCCCGTCATCCAGCGCGAGCGGCTGACCGAGCAATCGCGCAAGGCTGCGTCCGGCGACCACGAGGCCATGCAGCTGGATGAGGACTTCCTGCGGGCCCTCGAGTACGGCGCGCCGCCCATGGGCGGCATCGGCCTGGGAATCGACCGGCTGGTCATGTTGTTTACCCAGACAGGGATCCGCGAGACGATCCTCTTCCCGCTGCTGAAACCGGAATTGGGTTAA
- the panC gene encoding pantoate--beta-alanine ligase, which produces MLGRAAASHHAGHTSLGLVPTMGALHEGHAALVRNAREANDVVVVSIFVNPLQFGEAADLERYPRNLESDLDLLEACGADIAFAPLADEVYPGGEPMVRISSGALGAKFEGASRPGHFDGALTVVAKLLHYGLPPVPADYRAYFGQKDAQQLALVRRMAADLDFPVEIVGVPTVRDADGLALSSRNRFLTPEQRTAALVLHRSLSYLKEQADRHEPLDVEGALAMIRSVLQVDLDYLEVVDPDSLEPLAFNCQDTPFTGEALALIAARVGDVRLIDNVRLG; this is translated from the coding sequence CTGCTGGGCAGGGCGGCGGCGTCGCACCACGCAGGGCACACGAGCCTAGGCTTGGTGCCGACGATGGGAGCGCTGCACGAGGGCCACGCCGCCCTGGTGAGGAACGCGCGCGAGGCGAACGACGTCGTCGTTGTTTCCATCTTCGTGAACCCCCTCCAGTTCGGCGAGGCCGCGGACCTGGAGCGCTACCCGCGGAACCTGGAGTCCGACCTCGACCTGCTGGAAGCCTGCGGGGCGGACATTGCGTTCGCGCCTCTGGCGGACGAGGTGTACCCCGGCGGCGAGCCGATGGTGCGGATCTCCTCGGGAGCGCTGGGCGCCAAATTCGAGGGAGCCTCGCGGCCGGGACATTTCGACGGCGCCCTCACCGTGGTCGCCAAGCTGCTGCACTACGGACTGCCTCCGGTGCCGGCGGACTACCGGGCGTACTTCGGGCAGAAGGATGCCCAGCAGCTGGCCTTGGTCCGCCGAATGGCCGCGGACCTGGACTTCCCCGTGGAGATCGTCGGGGTGCCGACGGTGCGGGATGCCGATGGACTTGCCCTCTCCAGCCGCAACCGTTTCCTCACTCCGGAGCAGCGCACCGCCGCGCTCGTGCTCCACCGCAGCCTGAGCTATCTGAAGGAGCAGGCGGACCGCCACGAGCCGCTGGACGTCGAGGGTGCATTGGCGATGATCCGCTCGGTTCTGCAGGTTGACCTGGACTATCTGGAGGTCGTCGATCCCGACAGCCTCGAGCCGCTGGCCTTCAACTGCCAGGACACGCCGTTCACCGGCGAAGCGCTGGCTTTGATCGCTGCGCGGGTCGGCGACGTGCGGCTGATCGACAACGTCAGGCTGGGCTGA
- a CDS encoding Rossmann-like and DUF2520 domain-containing protein: MNSTRPGRLGIGVIGAGKVGAVLGAALRAAGHAVVGVSAVSEDSRERAELLLPGVPVLEIPDIVERAELVLLAVPDDALPELVAGLAETGAWQPGQLIAHTSGRHGVDVLAPARAKGAIGLAIHPAMTFTGMSLDLTRLTDCAFGVTAPATMLPIAQALVVEMGGEPIVIEEQDRPLYHAALAHASNHLVTIAAQSAQLLRSAGVERPDRLLSALMRASLENALAAGEAALTGPVARGDAGTVQAHRQALLDYELEHAGTDIRQTYEELARATAKRALARGRLKERQAAQILDILNPQTPPEEKQ, encoded by the coding sequence ATGAACAGCACTAGACCGGGACGACTGGGCATCGGCGTGATCGGAGCCGGCAAGGTCGGCGCCGTCCTCGGGGCCGCACTGCGCGCCGCGGGACACGCCGTCGTCGGTGTTTCCGCCGTGTCGGAGGACAGCCGCGAACGGGCGGAACTCCTGCTTCCTGGAGTACCGGTGCTGGAAATCCCGGACATTGTCGAGCGGGCCGAGCTGGTGCTGCTCGCCGTGCCGGACGATGCCCTGCCGGAGCTGGTGGCCGGGCTGGCGGAGACGGGCGCCTGGCAGCCGGGCCAGCTGATCGCGCACACCTCCGGACGCCACGGCGTGGACGTGCTCGCGCCGGCCCGCGCGAAGGGCGCGATCGGCCTGGCCATCCACCCGGCCATGACGTTCACCGGCATGAGCCTGGACCTGACGCGGCTCACCGACTGCGCCTTCGGCGTGACCGCCCCGGCAACGATGCTGCCGATCGCCCAGGCCCTGGTCGTGGAGATGGGCGGCGAACCCATCGTGATCGAGGAGCAGGACCGGCCGCTCTACCATGCGGCCCTCGCCCACGCGTCGAACCACTTGGTCACCATCGCGGCGCAGTCGGCGCAGCTGCTGCGCAGCGCCGGGGTGGAACGGCCGGACCGTTTGCTCAGCGCCCTGATGCGGGCCTCCCTCGAGAACGCGCTGGCCGCCGGCGAGGCGGCATTAACCGGTCCGGTGGCCCGCGGCGATGCCGGCACCGTGCAGGCGCACCGCCAGGCGCTGCTCGACTACGAGCTGGAGCACGCCGGCACGGACATCCGCCAGACCTACGAAGAGCTGGCCCGGGCCACTGCCAAGCGCGCGCTGGCCCGCGGGCGGCTGAAGGAACGCCAGGCGGCGCAGATCCTCGACATCCTCAACCCCCAGACCCCTCCGGAGGAGAAACAGTGA
- a CDS encoding PH domain-containing protein: MTEPLGPGPEVPASSGPTRDVPLVPDHEDRWHRVHPISPLVRGWLALAAIAYFFGRDWFESIFSGEPVWLLAEGRGFVAGAILLGVLLLLVGGFLLSWWFTRYQVTREHVRVNSGIVFRQHRQARLDRVQAIDVIQPLLGRIFGLAELKFEVADAGESAVRLAYLPLASAQQLRATILARASGAETDPEHPDEIHEAPEHPVLAIPAPRVVGAALLSGSTAALAIMVVVIGAGFAVGHALDWSSSSVILSALVPGLIAVLAGYWSVFTTAYNFRAAVSPDGIRLRYGLLETRAQTVPPGRVQAVAVTQPLLWRFKDWYRIKVNVAGYGVSAENAGARTTLLPVGSREDVMQMLALVLPDPGTEDPFGVFGAGLAGKDNDGGFVTSPRRARWLSFFTWRRNGFAVTRTALLARSGRLWRSLAVVPHERTQSMALHQGPLARRLRVADLQLHTTMGPVRPVVYQMDIATARLLFDEQAARAAAARRHSLPERWLEHRPEYPGQPDQQAVGLAGQEQDEQH; encoded by the coding sequence GTGACCGAGCCGCTGGGACCGGGACCCGAGGTCCCGGCGTCGTCCGGTCCCACCCGTGACGTCCCGCTGGTGCCGGACCACGAAGACCGCTGGCACCGGGTCCATCCGATCTCGCCGCTGGTGCGGGGCTGGCTGGCGCTGGCCGCCATCGCCTACTTCTTCGGGCGCGACTGGTTCGAGTCCATCTTCAGCGGCGAACCGGTCTGGCTGCTCGCCGAGGGCCGCGGCTTCGTGGCCGGCGCCATCCTCCTCGGAGTCCTGCTGCTGCTGGTCGGCGGATTCCTGCTGTCCTGGTGGTTCACGCGCTACCAGGTCACGCGGGAACACGTGCGGGTCAACTCAGGCATCGTGTTCCGCCAGCACCGCCAGGCGAGGCTGGACCGGGTGCAGGCCATCGACGTGATCCAGCCGCTGCTCGGGCGGATCTTCGGGCTGGCTGAACTGAAGTTCGAAGTGGCCGACGCCGGCGAATCGGCCGTGCGGCTGGCCTACCTTCCGCTCGCCTCGGCCCAGCAGCTGCGCGCCACGATCCTGGCCCGGGCCTCCGGGGCGGAGACCGATCCGGAGCATCCCGACGAGATCCATGAGGCGCCGGAGCATCCGGTGCTGGCGATTCCCGCCCCCCGGGTCGTCGGTGCCGCGCTGCTTTCGGGATCAACGGCCGCGCTCGCCATCATGGTCGTGGTGATCGGCGCCGGCTTCGCCGTGGGCCACGCTCTGGACTGGAGCAGCAGCAGCGTGATCCTGTCCGCCCTGGTGCCCGGTCTGATTGCCGTGCTCGCCGGCTACTGGAGCGTGTTCACCACGGCCTACAACTTCCGCGCCGCCGTTTCCCCGGACGGCATCCGGCTGCGCTACGGCCTGCTGGAGACCCGGGCGCAGACCGTCCCGCCCGGGCGCGTCCAGGCCGTCGCCGTCACGCAGCCGCTGCTCTGGCGGTTCAAGGACTGGTACCGGATCAAGGTCAACGTGGCCGGGTACGGCGTCAGTGCGGAGAACGCAGGCGCGCGCACCACGCTGCTGCCGGTGGGCAGTCGCGAGGACGTCATGCAGATGCTCGCCCTCGTGCTGCCGGACCCCGGCACCGAAGATCCGTTCGGCGTCTTCGGCGCGGGCCTCGCAGGCAAGGATAACGACGGCGGCTTCGTCACCTCCCCGCGCCGGGCGCGGTGGCTGTCCTTCTTTACTTGGCGCCGCAACGGCTTCGCCGTCACGCGGACGGCACTGCTGGCCCGCTCGGGACGGCTCTGGCGCAGCCTTGCCGTGGTGCCGCATGAGCGGACCCAATCGATGGCGCTGCATCAGGGCCCGCTGGCCCGTCGGCTCAGGGTCGCGGACCTGCAGCTGCACACCACCATGGGACCCGTCAGGCCCGTCGTGTACCAGATGGACATCGCGACGGCCCGACTGCTCTTCGACGAACAGGCCGCCCGGGCCGCGGCCGCCCGCCGGCACAGCCTTCCCGAGCGCTGGCTCGAGCACCGGCCGGAATACCCTGGCCAGCCGGACCAGCAAGCCGTCGGCCTCGCCGGACAGGAGCAGGATGAACAGCACTAG
- a CDS encoding PH domain-containing protein — MRSEPIDPEGISWIRISPKFITVQLIGWAIGAVIVVALASVPLVLLLVGVWPGFPAWLAWTLSVGTLLVNLWMGVLIPRQVRAIGYAERDEDLLIRRGIFFQRVMVVPYGRMQYVDVAVGPLERAFGLASVKLHTASPQTNAAIPGVPAAEAARLREQLSARGQARLAGL, encoded by the coding sequence ATGCGTAGCGAGCCCATCGATCCGGAAGGCATCAGCTGGATCCGCATCTCGCCGAAGTTCATCACCGTCCAGCTGATTGGCTGGGCGATCGGCGCCGTCATCGTCGTCGCGCTGGCCAGCGTGCCGCTGGTGCTCCTGCTGGTCGGCGTCTGGCCGGGCTTTCCAGCCTGGCTGGCGTGGACCCTCAGCGTGGGTACCCTGCTGGTCAACCTGTGGATGGGCGTGCTGATCCCGCGCCAGGTGCGGGCCATCGGATACGCCGAGCGGGACGAGGACCTGCTGATCCGCCGCGGCATCTTCTTCCAGCGCGTCATGGTGGTGCCGTACGGCCGGATGCAGTATGTGGACGTCGCCGTCGGGCCGCTGGAGCGCGCCTTCGGCCTCGCCTCGGTGAAGCTGCACACCGCGTCGCCGCAGACCAACGCGGCCATTCCGGGAGTCCCAGCCGCGGAGGCCGCCCGCCTCCGCGAGCAGTTATCCGCGCGAGGACAGGCAAGGCTGGCCGGGCTGTGA
- a CDS encoding DUF3180 domain-containing protein → MRTIKYSWLAIIALCAGVLGWLTNLLTIRNGLPVPVLHLSSLATMAAVVLFTLILGLKVRSWRNGKREKPLDPILAARTLVLAQACAYAGSLLLGWHAGILVDQLVLLAFRPASEVFLQVLAMMGGGLVMVVVGLVVERFCKLPPEDPEASERERRSAEGEGEYA, encoded by the coding sequence GTGAGGACCATCAAGTACAGCTGGCTGGCAATCATTGCCCTCTGTGCCGGCGTGCTGGGCTGGCTGACGAACCTGCTGACCATTCGCAACGGGCTCCCCGTGCCCGTCCTGCACCTCAGCTCCCTGGCGACGATGGCCGCCGTCGTCCTCTTTACCCTGATCCTCGGCCTGAAGGTGCGCAGCTGGCGCAACGGTAAACGCGAGAAGCCGCTGGACCCGATCCTCGCCGCCCGCACCCTCGTGCTCGCGCAGGCCTGCGCCTACGCCGGTTCCCTGCTGCTCGGCTGGCACGCCGGGATCCTGGTGGACCAGCTGGTACTGCTTGCCTTCCGCCCCGCGTCGGAGGTGTTCCTGCAGGTGCTGGCTATGATGGGCGGTGGCCTGGTCATGGTCGTCGTCGGCCTGGTCGTCGAGCGGTTCTGCAAGCTGCCACCCGAGGACCCGGAGGCGTCTGAGCGGGAGCGCCGGTCGGCCGAGGGGGAGGGGGAGTATGCGTAG
- the folK gene encoding 2-amino-4-hydroxy-6-hydroxymethyldihydropteridine diphosphokinase has translation MSVKAVLALGSNLGERSDTLSHAVADLVDTPRVRLCAVSPVVQTKSVGGPDQPDYLNMVIEVETDLGPHELLAHCQAVENKHHRTREVRWGPRTLDVDIITYGDLTMDEPTLTIPHPRAHERAFVLQPWAWMDSHAALGGVPVGELAAAAEDLDGLAPFEPGR, from the coding sequence ATGAGCGTCAAAGCAGTCCTGGCGCTGGGCAGCAACCTCGGCGAACGCAGCGACACCCTCTCCCACGCGGTGGCGGACCTCGTGGACACGCCGCGGGTGCGCCTCTGCGCCGTCTCGCCGGTGGTCCAGACCAAGTCCGTGGGCGGCCCGGACCAGCCGGACTACCTGAACATGGTGATCGAGGTGGAAACCGACCTCGGACCCCACGAGCTGCTGGCGCACTGCCAGGCGGTCGAGAATAAGCACCACCGCACGCGCGAAGTGCGCTGGGGGCCGCGTACGCTGGACGTAGATATCATCACGTATGGGGATCTGACCATGGATGAGCCGACCCTGACCATCCCGCATCCGAGGGCGCACGAGCGGGCGTTCGTGCTCCAGCCGTGGGCCTGGATGGACTCGCACGCCGCCTTGGGCGGGGTGCCGGTCGGAGAACTGGCCGCGGCTGCCGAAGACCTGGACGGTCTGGCGCCCTTCGAACCGGGACGTTGA
- the folB gene encoding dihydroneopterin aldolase: MAAGTARRDIIALSGITAVGYHGVFDHERRDGQPFTVDVALHTDIRAAAASDDLADTANYGVLAEGVQAIITGEPVNLIETLAERIADYVLAGFPVAAVEVTVHKPKAPIEVPFGDVTITIFRERA; the protein is encoded by the coding sequence ATGGCAGCCGGAACCGCCCGCAGGGACATTATCGCGCTCTCCGGCATCACCGCCGTCGGTTATCACGGGGTATTCGACCATGAACGCCGGGACGGCCAACCATTCACCGTGGACGTCGCCCTGCACACGGATATCCGTGCGGCAGCCGCCAGCGATGATCTGGCCGACACGGCCAACTACGGCGTCCTGGCCGAGGGCGTCCAGGCGATCATCACCGGCGAGCCGGTCAACCTGATCGAAACCCTGGCCGAGCGGATCGCCGACTACGTGCTCGCCGGTTTCCCCGTGGCGGCCGTCGAAGTAACAGTGCACAAGCCCAAGGCTCCCATCGAGGTGCCCTTCGGCGACGTCACCATCACGATCTTCCGGGAGCGGGCATGA
- the folP gene encoding dihydropteroate synthase: protein MDSLAAVPGTGPATSPLPVVRKARGPKNFADLPTDRCVVMGILNVTPDSFSDGGQFVAADKAIAQGLKLLYGGADIIDIGGESTRPGSQPVSPEEEQARILPVIEALAKAGALISVDTKNVDTAAKALDAGAGIINDVSGMTYDPQMPALIAERKVPYVLMHSRGDARHDDPKAKYDDVVAEVLAELTELRDKFVAAGVAPELLILDPGLGFSKNGEHNWALLRALPEFTKLGHKVLVAASRKRFLGSLLSEAGKAAAPAERDNATLAISALSAANGAWGVRVHDAGASLDAVKVVSVWAG from the coding sequence ATGGATTCACTCGCTGCAGTCCCCGGAACGGGACCGGCTACTTCCCCGCTGCCCGTGGTGCGCAAGGCCCGCGGCCCCAAGAACTTTGCGGACCTGCCCACGGACCGCTGCGTGGTCATGGGGATCCTCAATGTCACGCCGGATTCCTTCAGCGACGGCGGCCAGTTCGTCGCCGCGGACAAAGCCATCGCGCAGGGCCTCAAGCTGCTGTACGGCGGGGCGGACATCATCGACATCGGCGGCGAGTCCACCCGACCCGGCTCGCAGCCGGTGTCTCCGGAAGAGGAGCAGGCCCGGATCCTGCCGGTCATCGAGGCCCTCGCGAAGGCGGGCGCACTCATCAGCGTGGATACCAAGAACGTGGACACCGCGGCCAAGGCCCTGGACGCCGGGGCCGGCATCATCAACGACGTTTCCGGCATGACTTATGACCCGCAGATGCCGGCGCTGATCGCCGAGCGCAAGGTGCCGTACGTGCTCATGCACAGCCGCGGCGACGCCCGGCACGATGACCCGAAGGCCAAGTACGACGACGTCGTGGCCGAGGTCCTTGCCGAGCTGACCGAGCTGCGGGACAAGTTCGTGGCGGCCGGAGTGGCGCCGGAGCTGCTGATCCTGGATCCGGGCCTCGGCTTCTCGAAGAACGGCGAGCACAACTGGGCCCTGCTGCGCGCCCTGCCTGAATTCACCAAGCTCGGCCACAAGGTCCTGGTCGCCGCCTCCCGCAAGCGCTTCCTGGGCAGCCTGCTCTCCGAAGCGGGCAAGGCCGCCGCGCCCGCGGAGCGTGACAATGCCACCCTGGCGATTTCCGCCCTGTCCGCGGCCAACGGCGCCTGGGGCGTGCGCGTGCACGACGCCGGTGCGAGCCTTGACGCGGTCAAGGTTGTGTCCGTCTGGGCAGGGTAA
- the folE gene encoding GTP cyclohydrolase I FolE yields MTEYDDVVAELEIDATIDLQRIEKAVREILIAVGEDPDREGLLDTPKRVARSYAEIFAGLHQDPSDLLATTFDLDHEEMVLVKDIPFYSTCEHHLVPFHGSAHIGYIPSHDGKVTGLSKLARLVEIYARRPQVQERLTTQIVEALVEHLEPKGAIVVIECEHMCMSMRGVRKPGARTVTSAVRGQLREQATRAEAMSLIIGR; encoded by the coding sequence GTGACCGAATACGATGACGTTGTTGCCGAGCTGGAAATCGACGCTACGATCGACCTCCAGCGGATCGAGAAGGCCGTCCGCGAGATCCTGATCGCGGTCGGCGAGGACCCGGACCGCGAGGGCCTGCTGGACACCCCGAAGCGGGTCGCCCGGTCCTACGCCGAGATCTTCGCCGGCCTGCACCAGGATCCGTCGGACCTGCTCGCCACCACCTTCGACCTCGACCACGAGGAGATGGTGCTGGTCAAGGACATCCCCTTCTACTCGACGTGCGAGCACCACCTGGTGCCGTTCCACGGCTCCGCCCACATTGGCTATATCCCGTCGCATGACGGTAAGGTGACGGGGCTGAGCAAACTGGCCCGGCTGGTGGAGATCTACGCCCGCCGGCCGCAGGTGCAGGAACGGCTCACTACCCAGATTGTGGAGGCGCTCGTGGAACACCTCGAGCCCAAGGGCGCCATCGTCGTGATCGAGTGCGAGCACATGTGCATGTCCATGCGCGGAGTGCGCAAGCCCGGAGCCCGGACCGTCACCTCGGCCGTCCGCGGCCAACTGCGGGAACAGGCCACACGGGCCGAGGCCATGAGCCTGATCATCGGCCGCTGA
- the ftsH gene encoding ATP-dependent zinc metalloprotease FtsH, with amino-acid sequence MKLKNIFKGPIIWIVLVLAILLIAVPNLAGPQSERVDTSVGLQLLRENKAEQARINDGAQSVELTLRDDFVQDDVNKGRSITFFYSTDRGPDIVQAINASKVDTFTDQPVENNWFMSFVSLILPILIIGLIFWFLLSRMQGGGSKVMQFGKSKAKLISKDMPQVTFADVAGTDEAVEELHEIKEFLQEPGKFQALGAKIPKGVLLYGPPGTGKTLLARAVAGEAGVPFYSISGSDFVEMFVGVGASRVRDLFEQAKNNAPAIIFVDEIDAVGRHRGAGVGGGNDEREQTLNQLLVEMDGFDVKTNVILIAATNRPDVLDPALLRPGRFDRQIAVEAPDLDGRHQILQVHAAGKPMAPDVDLRALAKRAPGFTGADLANVLNEAALLTARSNAQLIDDRALDEAIDRVMAGPQKRSRVMKEHERKITAYHEGGHALVAAALRYTAPVTKVTILPRGRALGYTMVVPEDDKYSVTRNELLDQLAYAMGGRVAEEIVFHDPSTGASNDIEKATGTARKMVTQYGMSERVGAVKLGQGGGEPFLGRDMSHERNYSDHVAFVVDEEVRRLIDTAHDEAYAVLTENRDVLDRLALALLERETLNQREIAEVFADIRKREYRDVWLSKETRPVHDIPPVVSPKERAEAAARRNGSDEEEGHSSVIVDPEPGTPQLPGENPPVPGPGTPGAGPGGVSG; translated from the coding sequence ATGAAATTGAAGAACATTTTCAAGGGGCCGATCATTTGGATCGTGCTGGTTCTGGCCATCCTGCTGATCGCCGTGCCGAACCTCGCCGGCCCGCAGTCCGAGCGCGTGGACACGAGCGTCGGCCTGCAGTTGCTCCGCGAGAACAAGGCGGAGCAGGCGCGGATTAACGACGGTGCCCAGAGCGTCGAGCTGACCCTGCGCGATGACTTCGTCCAGGACGACGTCAACAAGGGCCGCAGCATCACCTTCTTCTACAGCACGGACCGCGGTCCGGACATCGTGCAGGCCATCAACGCCTCCAAGGTTGATACCTTCACGGACCAGCCTGTGGAGAACAACTGGTTCATGAGCTTCGTCAGCCTGATCCTGCCCATCCTGATCATCGGCCTGATCTTCTGGTTCCTGCTCTCGCGCATGCAGGGCGGCGGCTCCAAGGTCATGCAGTTCGGCAAGTCCAAGGCCAAGCTGATCTCCAAGGACATGCCCCAGGTCACCTTCGCGGACGTGGCCGGCACGGACGAGGCCGTCGAGGAACTGCACGAGATCAAGGAATTCCTGCAGGAGCCCGGCAAGTTCCAGGCGCTCGGCGCCAAGATCCCCAAGGGCGTTCTGCTGTACGGCCCTCCCGGCACCGGCAAGACTCTGCTGGCCCGCGCCGTTGCGGGCGAGGCGGGAGTGCCGTTCTACTCGATTTCCGGTTCGGACTTCGTCGAAATGTTCGTCGGCGTCGGCGCGTCCCGCGTCCGCGACCTGTTCGAGCAGGCCAAGAACAACGCACCGGCCATCATCTTCGTTGACGAGATCGACGCCGTCGGCCGCCACCGCGGCGCCGGTGTCGGTGGCGGCAATGACGAGCGCGAGCAGACGCTGAATCAGCTGCTCGTCGAAATGGATGGCTTCGACGTCAAGACCAACGTCATCCTGATTGCCGCTACCAACCGCCCGGACGTCCTGGACCCCGCGCTGCTGCGTCCGGGCCGCTTCGACCGCCAGATCGCGGTGGAGGCGCCGGACCTCGACGGCCGGCACCAGATCCTGCAGGTCCACGCCGCCGGCAAGCCGATGGCTCCGGATGTCGACCTCCGTGCCCTGGCCAAGCGCGCCCCCGGTTTCACCGGCGCGGACCTGGCCAACGTGCTGAACGAGGCCGCGCTGCTGACCGCGCGCTCCAACGCCCAGCTGATCGACGACCGCGCCCTGGACGAGGCGATCGACCGCGTGATGGCCGGTCCGCAGAAGCGCTCCCGCGTGATGAAGGAACATGAGCGGAAGATCACGGCCTACCACGAGGGCGGCCACGCCCTGGTCGCCGCGGCCCTGCGCTACACCGCCCCGGTCACCAAGGTCACCATCCTCCCGCGCGGCCGGGCCCTGGGCTACACCATGGTGGTCCCCGAGGATGACAAGTACTCGGTGACCCGCAACGAACTGCTGGACCAGCTGGCCTACGCCATGGGCGGCCGCGTCGCGGAGGAGATCGTCTTCCACGACCCCTCCACCGGCGCCTCGAACGACATCGAGAAGGCCACCGGCACGGCCCGCAAGATGGTCACCCAGTACGGCATGAGCGAACGCGTCGGCGCGGTCAAGCTCGGCCAGGGTGGCGGCGAGCCGTTCCTGGGCCGCGACATGTCGCACGAGCGCAACTACTCGGACCACGTCGCCTTCGTGGTGGACGAGGAAGTGCGCCGGCTGATCGACACCGCCCACGACGAGGCCTACGCCGTCCTGACCGAGAACCGCGACGTGCTGGACCGCCTGGCCCTGGCACTGCTGGAACGCGAGACGCTGAACCAGCGCGAGATCGCGGAGGTCTTCGCGGACATCCGCAAGCGCGAATACCGCGACGTCTGGCTCTCCAAGGAGACCCGGCCGGTCCACGACATTCCGCCGGTGGTAAGCCCGAAGGAGCGCGCCGAGGCCGCGGCACGGCGGAACGGCAGTGACGAGGAAGAGGGCCACTCCTCGGTAATCGTGGACCCGGAGCCCGGCACCCCGCAGCTGCCCGGGGAGAATCCCCCGGTGCCCGGTCCCGGCACCCCGGGGGCGGGACCCGGCGGAGTCAGCGGCTAG